The Muntiacus reevesi chromosome 5, mMunRee1.1, whole genome shotgun sequence genome segment GTCAAAATCTGGCTGAGTTTCATGAGAGTTTCAAAGCAAGGCTGCTTAGCCAAGGCACTTACAAATTTCTGACCAACAGAAACTGCTAGAGATAAGAAATGTTTATTGTTAGTTTAAGCCACAAGAAGCAGCAtacatttattgttttgtttgtttgttttaggtttcGGGTAACTTTTTAGGCAGCAGTACATAATTAATACATGGGGCTGAGAGTCCTGGAAGCAGTGCTCTTGAAGTCAACATTCCAGTTTTGTATCTACAACTATCCCAACCTGGGCAGAGATAACAGCACCCTAGTAGGCCTGTTAGGCCACATTGCACTAAGAGCCATTCTTGATCACCTGGCCTAATGCCCCCTCTTCTAGTCCTTCCAATTACTTTGTATACATCGTCTCTGTATTAACAGCTTTTCCTGCTTAAAATAGCTGAAGTGGTTTCTGTTTCCTGCAACCGAGCTTACCCTAATAAAAATACCCATCTCAAATCAGTAGCTAGAATAAGGCAAGGAAATTGATTATTCACAGCATTATTTAGCATCATTCTGGAAGTGCTATTTAATTATAAGTCAAGATAATAAAACAAGTATTGCAAAGAAGGAAGCAAAATTGTCATTGTATATAATAAGATGATATAACTGTTTACCAAGGAAATTTGAATaagtaaactgaaaataaagactTAAGAAAGTTCAGCCATTGAATCTAGATAAACACAGTCTTCATCATACATATTTACTCTGCCACATGAAGcatcaaagatgaataaaactgaaCTGGAAAGAATCTGGTAGAAAATGGTTTGGAGACAGCCTTTTCAAAATGTATCATTTCTAGGGAGAAACTAAACAGTACAACTTGAGAGCCCACAGTGATTCCCTGGTACATTTGGTGAGGCCTCCCAAATCTATTACcatatttaaggaaataatatGTGTAAAGTCCTATATATGCCCAATATTGATAAGGGCTCCTAACTagcagttattattattactatcataTTACAATTATTAAAATGATCCTTGCCTTGTAGGTCCTTATAACAGAACTACATCAatggaaactggaaaaaaagaaaattcagtgagtgagtcagttaaaaatttaacaaaaacatCAGTAGCTTTCCTGTGGAGCAACAATAACCATTTAAAaagcatagaaaaagaaatagtccAGTAGCCCCCAAAAATGCATAAAGTAActgaggaaaataataaatttaatgcaATTTCCATGAAAattacagctttttttttaaacttggaaaaTTTTATAAAGTTATCTGGAGgaataaatattcaaatacagATTTAAAATTCTGAGAAAGACTAAAAAAAGTCTTGTCCTATGACATATTGAAATATAAAACTGCAACAAAAATATACTGATTTTGCTTCCAAAATGGATACActaatcaatgaaatagaagaaaaacacCAGAAATAGATCCAACTATATATAAGAATTTAATATATGGCACAAATGTTGGGACATCAGTGAGTACAAGTATGGATTCTTCAATAAACTGTATTGTAGCAgataactttttgaaaaattatattcttatgTCACATTTTATACCAGAATAAATTCCAGTTGGCTCtgttaataaatgaaataatcactcatattgttaaaaaaaacagtaatttataaatagaagaaattaaaggAGTTCtaaaatacataagtaaatatCACTATTATTTAGTTTAATAAAGGCTTTTTCAGCTAAACATCAAAGCCAGAAATCATGAAGAAAAGTTTAATAGACCATTTAGAAATTATAGTAAAACAAGTAGTTTTAGCCCTTCCCCCCAATGATCAACTAGAGGAAAAACTGGAACATAAATGagacaaaaaaatgtttttctttttttttttaaagaatgtttttctTATAATGCAAGGGATTCATataaattaagaaggaaaaaagacaaatatctttcTTGACAAACATCTCACTTCAAAGAAAAGTGGACTAAGATGGTAAAAAGACTGTAAACATTAGAAATCAGTTGGTAATGTGAAAAACATTCAAGctaataattaaagaaatgcCCATTCACACAAAAAGATGCCCCTTTTTAGAttggcacattttaaaaagaacaaatccaCTTTGATGagtgcatagaaattaaatactgTAAAACACCATTGGTGATAGATACCATAGGTAATAAGAGGTAATATTCCCATAGGTAATAATAAGTCTATGTATAAaaattgtagacagatattctacTTCCAATAATTTGTCCTAAGGAAATCATAGGATAAGTGAACAAAGATATTTGTGCAACATTTTAGTGTGGTATGTAACAGTGAAAAATCCAATACAACCACAACCTAAGTGCTATCAGTGAGGTTGATTGAAAGTTGGGAAGTTCCTGAAATGAAATTCTAGACAGTCAACAAAAATAAGCatgcaaatatatatttggtAGTATAAAATATGTCAACAAAATATTCACATAAAAACATTAGAgttcagagaaataaaacaatttatgTAATATATCCATACATAGAAAAACTCTTTATATTACacatcaaaattttaataaatcattttgGGGTAGTTAGATTATGGGTAATATTCTACTTATTTGTATATTTCTGCACTATCTGAATCTTTTACAATGATTATTAtaaccagaaaagaaaattaaaaaaccaacTGTGAAGAAGGAGAGAATGAGAAGAGAGGAATGATCAAAGGGAGGGAAAGTCGTTTCTGCTGTAGCTGCTTTTTTGTCTTCTGAGGCTACACTGTAAAAATTCCCTTCTCTcagttttttacttttctcttaatTCATTGGAGAGGCTCTTAAACCATGTATAGTTAAACCGAAATCTTgtaatttagggaaaaaatgataaatcaaTCCATGATCTTGATTTTGCCTTAGGAGAAAATACAGTTCGATTGGATGACCAGCAACACAAAACACCTGTTAAGTCAAAGTATGCCAGAAAACTTGTTATCTCGAACTGTTCGCTGTTCTACTTTTGCAAAACCTTccctaatggggcttccctggtggctcagagggtaaagtgtctgcctgcaatgcgggagccccgcgttccatccctgggtcgggaagatcccttggaaaaggaaatggcaacctactccagtattcttgcttggagaatcccatgggcagaggaccctgataggctacagttgaAGGGGTCTCAGagcgtcagacaggactgagcgacttcacttactctTTCGTTTCCTAAAGGGAAGATTAAGGAGTTAACTGGAGGCCACTCATTTCTTCTTCTAGattcatcagtcagtcagttcagttgctcagtcgtgtttgcctctttgtgaccccatggactgcagcacgccaggcttccctgtccatcaccaactcccggagcttgctcaaactcatgtctagataccatcagttcagttcagttcagtcgctcagtcgataCCATAGGTCATGCTTATTTGTGTCCCTTGCAGAATCGTTTTCATTTAGTTGAGTTTTAGTGCAATGCCTTCAGTTAAAAGTTGGAaaccttcttcattcattcaacaaatgtttatcaaaGCCTAccctgtgccaggtactgtttgGGACCTATCAGTATCCAAATTTCCTGGAacttgctttcaattcttctaGAAAACAGCCAAATAAAGGAAGGTTTGGTGAAGTTATCTGCTGCTTTATTCAGTATCTcatttaaaagtttctttaagACATGAGAACAGGAAAAGCAGTTAAGGAATTCATGTGTACTTTACTCATAAGCAAATAAaggaaagtttgtttgggttACCAGGAAGCTTAGTCTACTGTTAGCTCAACTTGAGTAACTAAGATTTTATGTCCATCCGATTCTGAAACAAACCTTTCCTCCTTTAGACTCCTTATCtttttcatctgtattttcaCTGACTTTGCTTTGTAAAAATTTGAGTTATTTCACTGTTTTCTAGTGTATTTGTGAACTGCCTCAAACCTGAAATCCTTGTGGGTTTTAAGGAACAATATAAACAACACCACgaggaaacagacaaatccaGATTGTGATGCATTTTTCAAGACAACTgaccttgtttttttaaaaaaagccaatgTGAAATGTGATAGGGGGTGTTCTAGTTTGACAAATGGAGGGCGGGGGAACATAACAAATGCAAGAAGTGGTTTGTGATTGGATCCTGGCTCAAAAGAACATATCTGctataaaagattatttttgaagaaagctgaacaaatTTTGAATATGATATGAGTAATAGGTAATATTGACAAGATTGTTAATTTTCTCCAGACCTGATAATAGTATTATGATTATGAAAGAGagtgttatttttaaagatgcataCGGAAGCATGTTGAGGTGGTGTGTTTTGTCTCAAACTTTGGGataattcagcaaaaaaaaatattttacaaacatttatataaaatgtatatgacAAATTGTTAATTGTTGAGTCTGGGTATTGGGTAGTATTGTTGAATTAGAATACTCTTTCACATATTCtgtatatttgtaaattttttaaacaaaatctggAAAAATTACATATGAATGACATTCTTTTCTTCTAGTACTATTTAAGTGTTTGAGTGAAACCATCTTGTACTATAGCGTAAGGGGGCggggcaatttaaaaaatggtttgaTTAGCAGTCTTAAATTCCAGGATAACTTTGATTATTCATAAATGTGGTATCGATCAGTTCTGAGCGATAGTTAACTTCACTGGAGGTGGAAGCTAGAATACAGAGGATAGAGAAGCGAGGGCCGAGCGGGCAGACCACCGTTTCAATAAATCCCtggtttgttgttatttttgcagCTGTTACTATGACATCACTGGAGATCTGGAATTACGCCTGGTCTACCGAACTCTCGCGATACTAGAGCCCAGTGGAGCGCAAAATGcggtgggaggggctggggcgagATCGACTGACTTCCGGCCAGGCCGTTGTCTGGGTGGCGCGGTCGAGTCATCGTTGGGCCTCGCCGCTTCCatctcccttccctgccccccgccccggcgCGGGGGGTCGACCAGCCAAGCGGGGGCGGGAGGCGACGCGGACCTTCCCCTTTCTTTCGTTCTGGCCTGCTCCCCGGCTACCCGCTCTGGGTCCCTGGGACCCGCGAGGCCCGGTCTGAGGGCCCGGGGCCTACGTGGGCCCGCCGCCGGGCCCCATGAGGCATAGCCTGACTAAACTGCTGGCGGCCTCGGGCAGCGACTCCCCGACGCGTAGTGAGAGCCCGGCGCCCGTCGCGACCTGCTCGCTGCCCTCGGACCTGACCGGGGCAGCGGAGGACGAGGGGACGGCGGCGGCCGGATCGCCCGGCCGCAGACAGCCGCGCGGCGACGAGGGCGAGTCGGAGGCCGGGAGGGGGGGCCGCGGCGGCGTGGCCGCGCGCGCGCCCTCGCCtgaggagatggaggaggaggcgATGGCCAGCATCCCCGGGGAGGAGACGGAGGACATGGACTTTCTGTCCGGCCTGGAACTGGCGGACCTGCTGGACCCCCGGCAGCCGGACTGGCACCTGGAGCCCGGGCTCAGCTCGCCGGGGCCCCTCTCCTCGTCCGGCGGAGGATCGGACAGCGGTGGCTTGTGGAGAGGCGACGACGACGACGAGGCCGCGGCTGCCGAGATGCAGCGCTTTTCGGACCTGCTGCAGAGGCTGTTAAACGGCATCGGAGCTTGCAGCAGCGGCAGTGACAGTGGCGGCGGCGAAAAGAGGCGGAGAAAGTCcccaggaggcggcggcggcgtcggcggcagcggcggcggcaacGACAGCAACCAGGCGGCGACAAAGAGTCCCCggaaggcggcggcggcggctgcccgCCTCAACCGGCTGAAGAAGAAGGAATACGTGATGGGGCTGGAGAGCCGAGTGCGGGGGCTGGCCGCCGAGAACCAGGAGCTGCGGGCCGAGAACCGGGAGCTGGGCAAGCGCGTGCAGGCTCTGCAGGAGGAGAGTCGCTACCTTCGGGCCGTCTTAGCCAACGAGACCGGACTGGCTCGCCTGCTGAGCCGGCTGAGCGGCGTGGGACTGCGGCTGACCACCTCGCTCTTCAGGGACTCGCCCGCCGGGGACCACGACTACGCTCTGCCCGTGGGGAAGCAGCAGCCGGACCCGCTGGAAGACCAGGACGACTCggctggaggagtgtgtctgcaTGTGGACAAGGATAAGGTGTCGGTGGAATTCTGCTCGGCGTGCGCCCGGAAGGCGTCGTCTTCTCTTAAAATGTAGGGTCAAGTAATCCGCTCTTTATCCGCGTTTATCCCCTTTCAACTCCCTTACATCATGTAAAACACCTTAGTGGGACATCGTCACTGGACACatttcagaggaggaaaaaaaaagtaatattgaATCTTTAAGTGTTTAGCTAAAAGCATGAATGTGACACTGTAACCAACTCCTAATGATAACATGTGACTATTAAATCTCTCTGACAGTTTCTTTTTTAGGTGATTTCCTTCCTGCCAGGCTCCGTTGTAGGGGTTACAGAACAGTCGTTCCCGCCTCACCACCTGGTAAGGACCCATCTCTTCACGTAACGCTCATGCTCTGCTGCTTAGTCTACTTTAATGGGCAACATCTcaatttgtgcgtgtgtgtgatttttttttgtttgtttgtttgttgttttctttttcggAAGTTGGGAGGGGAATCTAATTTGGGCCCTGTCCACCCTGGAAACAGACTTGTGCTGGTCAATAATGTACTCAAGTTGCTTCTTCTGGTTGAAATAGCTCTTAATGTGTCCCCTTGTTCAGACTTGCGTGTACCTAGCTCTTCTGTCCCCAGTGTGGACATGGCCTTGGATGACATCGGTTCCAACTGTACACTGAAAGCTGCTAATAGAGATACAGTTTGGAGACAGTGACACAGGTGAAGTTGAATGGAACTTCCGAGTTGTACAAGGTGCAAACTGGAATTCCAATTTTAGAGCAACTTTTCAGAGGTTGACAATAAGTACTTGGGGCATGCACAAATGTGATAGTTACTTTGCTGGAGATTACAGAAATCTCTTAAATATAAGAATGCCTTTTAGTTTTAATAGATCTAGACATACAGTCTATTCAggttaataaatttttatatctCAACATTAGAGAAGTTGGAAATTAACATGCATACCAGACTCCTATGTTAGTTACTTGAAGGAGGAATAAGAATGGTTaatgaaatgtttctttgagGACCAGCACAGTGATTACCTTATCACTGAATATGAATAAATTGTTGAACACCTTTATTTTTGTTGTATTAAATTTTTAGGTTAAATTTATGTATGATTAGATATTGAAGGTTATGAAATGTGAATGAAAACGTGTAAAGTGAGGCTTCACAAAGAATCTTACTCTATATATTTCAAAGGTATTTGTCctatttaaaaatgagttttaaaattgaGTGATTCTGGCTACTTTAATGACACGATTGACACTTCCAAAGTTGGGACATAGTCTTCCTTTGAAGTACTCTGTTGTCCAATTGTATATAGATTGAGTCATGGTGTCCTTCAATGTAAGGGACATGAAGAAATTCTTTGTGAAACATCACTGTTTGATAAAGTATATACGTATTTAGcatccttgtttttctttgtgcTAAAGTGGATACAGCTGTTGGGGCAGAAGAGACGGGACCAGCTGCTGGCCACAtttcctgctttattttaaaaggtagtataagaaatgaggaaaaagagGTAATTTCAGggcttctgcttttattttaaaatgttcataattaaaaagtattttccagCAGTCCAAAGATGTAAGTTATCTTACACAtaaactgttttattttgttgttatttggttATGAAAATGGAATCTTGTTCTTGCACAACTGTAAATGTTTTGTTGCTAGATAATACACTCTGAGACCTAACTTGGTCTCTGGTTTCCAGTGCATTACAGCATATTTTGTAAAATCATCTACTGCACTTGAGCATGAATATGGATAGTAGCCAAACTCACAACCTGGAGTGATGAACCTGCTTATACCTAAGTGCAGGAGCAAGCCCCTCACAATGCAGCTGCATGGATTTTTAGTGCCTActgaataatatataatatatataaaccaAAAGTAGttggaaaaattatttgaaatgacTAATTTGTGCTATCTTTATGGAATATGTTAAATGTAGCTTTTTGAAACAGAAGCCTTGAACTGAAATTTAATTAATACTTgaacattttgtatatata includes the following:
- the CREBZF gene encoding CREB/ATF bZIP transcription factor isoform X1, which translates into the protein MRHSLTKLLAASGSDSPTRSESPAPVATCSLPSDLTGAAEDEGTAAAGSPGRRQPRGDEGESEAGRGGRGGVAARAPSPEEMEEEAMASIPGEETEDMDFLSGLELADLLDPRQPDWHLEPGLSSPGPLSSSGGGSDSGGLWRGDDDDEAAAAEMQRFSDLLQRLLNGIGACSSGSDSGGGEKRRRKSPGGGGGVGGSGGGNDSNQAATKSPRKAAAAAARLNRLKKKEYVMGLESRVRGLAAENQELRAENRELGKRVQALQEESRYLRAVLANETGLARLLSRLSGVGLRLTTSLFRDSPAGDHDYALPVGKQQPDPLEDQDDSAGGVCLHVDKDKVSVEFCSACARKASSSLKIFFFR
- the CREBZF gene encoding CREB/ATF bZIP transcription factor isoform X2, with the translated sequence MRHSLTKLLAASGSDSPTRSESPAPVATCSLPSDLTGAAEDEGTAAAGSPGRRQPRGDEGESEAGRGGRGGVAARAPSPEEMEEEAMASIPGEETEDMDFLSGLELADLLDPRQPDWHLEPGLSSPGPLSSSGGGSDSGGLWRGDDDDEAAAAEMQRFSDLLQRLLNGIGACSSGSDSGGGEKRRRKSPGGGGGVGGSGGGNDSNQAATKSPRKAAAAAARLNRLKKKEYVMGLESRVRGLAAENQELRAENRELGKRVQALQEESRYLRAVLANETGLARLLSRLSGVGLRLTTSLFRDSPAGDHDYALPVGKQQPDPLEDQDDSAGGVCLHVDKDKVSVEFCSACARKASSSLKM